A single genomic interval of Streptomyces sp. 1222.5 harbors:
- a CDS encoding amidohydrolase produces the protein MPAADLILAGAHVRTLDPGRPTASAVAVRDGVIAAVGEAADVRDWRGPGTEVVDLHGAHLVPGLVDSHSHPVWGLDMATGTDLSGVTDLAGLRAALAGAERVEGWVVGYGLDHNAFEGRPVHHELVADVLGDTPAFLRLYDGHSALADGAALAAAGVTGPRAFAQRAEVVCDAAGRPTGHLVEHAAMELVADVVPRPASAQRRARLLELLSAMAATGLTGAHVMDGGDLDLVAEVARETVLPLRLRFAPWCMPGADGDTLRELIELQGTGGRHWLVGGVKFFMDGTVEGGTAWLEHPDCHGRGTDAFWPDPRAYAEAVRTLHAAGVRTATHAIGDAAVRHVLETVASLGPGGRGAHRIEHIETAPDELLSHFAELGVAASMQPPHTGYTRDDGTDEWSRRLGGDRAGRAWRLRDLREAGATVALGSDWPIAHYDVRAVLATAHRPKGAAAHRPGLTPLQALEGCTTHAAAATGESDRAGRVAPGFRADLTALSVDPGRASGDELTDAPVALTVTGGHVVHRAV, from the coding sequence ATGCCCGCTGCCGACCTCATCCTCGCCGGCGCCCACGTCCGCACCCTCGATCCCGGCCGGCCCACCGCCTCAGCCGTCGCCGTGCGCGACGGTGTGATCGCCGCGGTCGGCGAGGCGGCCGACGTCCGGGACTGGCGGGGCCCCGGCACCGAGGTCGTCGACCTGCACGGCGCGCACCTCGTGCCGGGCCTCGTCGACTCCCACAGCCATCCGGTGTGGGGCCTCGACATGGCGACGGGCACGGACCTGTCCGGCGTGACGGACCTGGCCGGGCTGCGGGCCGCACTCGCCGGGGCGGAGCGCGTCGAGGGCTGGGTGGTCGGGTACGGCCTGGACCACAACGCGTTCGAGGGCCGTCCCGTCCACCACGAACTGGTGGCGGACGTACTCGGCGACACCCCGGCCTTCCTGCGGCTCTACGACGGCCACTCCGCCCTCGCCGACGGCGCGGCGCTGGCAGCGGCTGGGGTGACCGGCCCGCGCGCCTTCGCGCAGCGCGCGGAGGTGGTGTGCGACGCCGCCGGCCGGCCCACCGGCCATCTGGTCGAGCACGCCGCGATGGAACTGGTGGCGGACGTCGTACCCCGGCCCGCGTCCGCGCAACGGCGGGCGCGGCTGCTGGAGTTGCTGTCCGCCATGGCCGCGACGGGGCTCACCGGAGCCCATGTGATGGACGGCGGGGACCTCGACCTGGTGGCGGAGGTCGCACGGGAGACGGTCCTGCCGCTGCGGCTGCGGTTCGCGCCCTGGTGCATGCCGGGCGCCGACGGCGACACCCTGCGGGAGCTGATCGAACTCCAGGGCACGGGCGGCAGGCACTGGCTGGTCGGCGGGGTCAAGTTCTTCATGGACGGCACCGTGGAGGGCGGCACGGCCTGGCTGGAGCACCCCGACTGCCACGGCCGGGGCACGGACGCCTTCTGGCCGGACCCGCGGGCGTACGCCGAGGCGGTCCGCACCCTGCACGCGGCCGGGGTACGCACCGCCACGCACGCCATCGGGGACGCGGCCGTACGGCACGTCCTGGAGACCGTGGCGTCCCTGGGGCCCGGTGGCCGCGGGGCGCACCGGATCGAGCACATCGAGACCGCTCCGGACGAACTCCTGTCACATTTCGCCGAGTTGGGCGTGGCGGCCTCCATGCAGCCGCCGCACACCGGCTACACGCGCGACGACGGCACGGACGAGTGGTCGCGCCGGCTGGGCGGTGACCGTGCCGGACGCGCCTGGCGGCTGCGGGACCTGCGGGAGGCCGGGGCGACGGTCGCGCTGGGCTCGGACTGGCCGATCGCGCACTACGACGTGCGGGCGGTGCTGGCGACCGCCCACCGGCCGAAGGGGGCGGCGGCACACCGGCCGGGCCTGACACCGCTGCAGGCGCTGGAGGGCTGCACGACGCACGCGGCGGCCGCCACCGGCGAGTCCGACCGCGCCGGCCGCGTGGCTCCGGGCTTCCGCGCGGATCTCACCGCGCTGTCCGTCGATCCGGGGCGCGCGTCCGGTGACGAACTGACCGACGCACCGGTGGCGTTGACGGTCACCGGAGGCCATGTGGTGCACCGGGCGGTCTGA
- the bla gene encoding class A beta-lactamase, producing MPRRRLLKAGLVFTATTALAASAPTAVAAAGIESLCVEAELRDLEQRYDARLGVYARNVRTGRTLSHRAGERFAMCSTFKAFAAAAVLRDRGDRAPLDRVIHYPPHDILPNSPLTQENLATGMTVGDLCAAAIRYSDNAAGNLLLREIGGPAGLTRFLRSLGDDVSRLDRWEPELNTAIPGDLRDTTTPRAIGGSLARLGLGRALGDADRERFVGWLKGNTTSTGRFRRGLPDGWVLADKTGTGSYATANDIGVAWTTRRTPVVLAVLSTRSTEDATVDEALVAEAARVIARTVAPGE from the coding sequence GGCTGCGGGCATCGAATCACTCTGCGTGGAGGCGGAGTTGCGCGACCTGGAGCAGCGTTACGACGCCCGGCTCGGCGTGTACGCGCGGAACGTGCGCACGGGGCGCACCCTGTCCCACCGGGCCGGGGAACGGTTCGCGATGTGCTCCACGTTCAAGGCGTTCGCGGCGGCCGCGGTCCTGCGCGACCGTGGCGACCGTGCACCCCTCGACCGGGTGATCCACTATCCGCCGCACGACATTCTTCCCAACTCGCCGCTCACACAGGAGAATCTGGCGACCGGCATGACCGTCGGAGACCTGTGCGCCGCGGCGATCCGGTACAGCGACAACGCGGCGGGCAACCTGCTGCTGCGGGAGATCGGCGGACCGGCCGGCCTGACCCGTTTCCTCCGCTCGCTCGGCGACGACGTCAGCCGGCTGGACCGGTGGGAGCCGGAGCTGAACACCGCGATCCCGGGCGACCTCCGCGACACCACCACCCCGCGGGCCATCGGCGGAAGCCTCGCACGGCTCGGTCTGGGCCGGGCCCTGGGCGACGCGGACAGGGAGCGCTTCGTCGGCTGGCTGAAGGGCAACACCACCAGCACCGGACGGTTCCGCCGCGGCCTGCCGGACGGCTGGGTCCTGGCGGACAAGACCGGCACCGGCTCCTACGCGACCGCCAACGACATCGGCGTGGCCTGGACGACCCGGAGGACACCGGTCGTCCTGGCCGTGCTGTCGACCAGGAGCACCGAGGACGCGACGGTGGACGAGGCACTCGTGGCCGAGGCGGCCCGCGTCATCGCCCGCACGGTCGCCCCCGGCGAGTAG